The following proteins are co-located in the Rippkaea orientalis PCC 8801 genome:
- a CDS encoding HesA/MoeB/ThiF family protein, translating to MELTPIELERYSRQMQLPGFGEKGQKQLKASTALVTGVGGLGGTVALYLAVAGIGKLILVRGGELRRDDLNRQILMTDDWVGKPRVFKAKETLSKINPDVEIEAVYDYVTPENVDELVQQADIALDCAFDFAERDLLNAACVRWGRPMVEAAMSGMDAYLTTIIPGETPCLSCIFPEKPDWDRWGFGVLGAVSGTLACLSALEAIKVLTGLGQPLTGELLTMELNSATFAKRRPYHDPNCPVCGHFHQQNLTATITRNQVAKTVYV from the coding sequence ATGGAACTAACCCCCATCGAATTAGAACGCTACTCTCGTCAAATGCAGCTTCCTGGGTTTGGTGAGAAAGGACAGAAACAACTCAAAGCTTCTACCGCCTTAGTCACAGGGGTAGGAGGACTCGGAGGAACCGTCGCCCTTTATCTTGCTGTGGCTGGCATTGGCAAGTTAATTTTAGTTCGCGGGGGTGAGTTACGTCGAGATGACCTCAATCGTCAGATTCTCATGACGGATGATTGGGTGGGTAAACCCCGTGTCTTCAAAGCTAAGGAAACCCTCTCGAAAATCAACCCTGATGTAGAAATTGAGGCGGTTTACGACTATGTGACCCCTGAAAACGTGGATGAGTTGGTTCAACAGGCTGATATCGCCCTCGACTGCGCCTTTGATTTCGCCGAACGGGACTTACTGAACGCCGCTTGTGTTCGTTGGGGTCGTCCCATGGTGGAAGCCGCGATGAGTGGGATGGATGCCTATCTAACCACCATTATTCCGGGCGAAACCCCTTGTTTATCCTGTATTTTCCCTGAAAAACCCGATTGGGATCGTTGGGGATTTGGGGTTCTAGGGGCAGTTTCTGGGACGTTGGCTTGTTTAAGTGCCCTCGAAGCCATCAAAGTCTTGACGGGACTGGGACAACCCTTAACCGGGGAATTATTAACCATGGAACTCAATAGCGCGACCTTTGCTAAACGTCGTCCCTATCATGATCCAAATTGTCCCGTTTGCGGCCATTTTCATCAGCAAAA